The following coding sequences are from one Rutidosis leptorrhynchoides isolate AG116_Rl617_1_P2 chromosome 11, CSIRO_AGI_Rlap_v1, whole genome shotgun sequence window:
- the LOC139875288 gene encoding uncharacterized protein, giving the protein MDPSWLYFTRESETYEKELDEYLDYMFKTEAMNGQISCPCKDCRDMLWVERDDAKTHLICIGFMKGYRFPAAVTKQFDCPMMDTEDDMSGLVQGTFHWFSDDEEENENLSIPNINAEWFYNALRDSKKELNPGCKKFSVLSFIIRLYHSKCVGKCNDKGFNMILDIVREAFPDATIPKSLYEDKTKCDICNKSRYKESGQGNDDDQSNTADDNGQKIGEKVLSYFPLIPWLQRLFMSPKTAVTMRWHEEVRTKDGFLRHPDDSPAWKTLDSINPAFAKDVRNVRLGLASDGFNPFGNKNLSHTTWPVVLIPYNLPPWLCMKKPYILLILLIPGLCAPGNNIDVYMRPLVDELKELWNTGVMTYDSSTKTNFYMRAGLLWTISDFLAYANLSGWSTKGQLSCPCCHKYTISQWLTFGKKFCFMGHTDLEVPLPYLTRAEVLEELNGCVFKFGKLVKDNQDLPYN; this is encoded by the exons ATGGACCCGAGTTGGTTGTATTTCACAAGAGAATCTGAAACGTACGAAAAAGAACTAGATGAATATCTTGATTATATGTTTAAAACAGAAGCCATGAATGGTCAGATATCATGTCCTTGCAAAGACTGCCGGGACATGTTATGGGTTGAGCGGGATGATGCTAAAACGCATCTGATATGTATTGGGTTTATGAAAGGGTATAGATTTCCAGCTGCTGTTACCAAACAATTTGATTGTCCTATGATGGATACCGAAGATGATATGAGTGGATTGGTTCAAGGCACCTTCCACTGGTTTAGTGATGacgaagaagaaaatgaaaatctAAGTATACCAAACATAAATGCTGAATGGTTTTATAATGCATTGAGAGATTCAAAGAAAGAACTTAATCCTGGATGTAAAAAATTCAGTGTACTCTCTTTTATAATCAGACTATACCATTCTAAGTGTGTTGGTAAGTGTAATGACAAAGGATTCAATATGATTCTTGATATAGTGAGGGAAGCCTTCCCTGATGCTACCATACCAAAGTCTTTGTATGAA GATAAAACAAAATGTGACATATGTAACAAGTCAAGATATAAAGAAAGTGGACAAGGTAATGACGATGATCAGTCCAACACAGCAGATGATAATGGTCAGAAGATTGGGGAAAAAGTTTTAAGTTATTTTCCGCTCATACCCTGGCTGCAAAGATTGTTTATGTCACCTAAAACGGCAGTCACCATGAGATGGCATGAAGAGGTTCGTACGAAAGACGGTTTTTTGAGGCATCCAGATGACTCACCTGCTTGGAAAACATTAGATTCCATTAACCCTGCATTTGCTAAAGATGTTCGTAATGTCAGGCTAGGTTTAGCAAGTGATGGGTTTAACCCTTTTGGAAATAAGAATCTTTCGCATACTACATGGCCAGTAGTATTGATACCATATAATCTACCTCCATGGTTGTGCATGAAAAAACCATACATCTTGCTAATTTTACTTATACCTGGCCTATGTGCTCCGGGTAATAATATAGATGTCTATATGAGACCATTAGTGGATGAGCTTAAGGAGTTGTGGAATACTGGAGTAATGACCTATGACTCATCAACAAAGACTAATTTCTATATGCGTGCTGGTTTGTTATGGACGATAAGTGACTTTCTTGCATATGCGAACCTATCAGGATGGAGCACTAAAGGTCAACTTTCATGTCCTTGTTGTCATAAATATACCATATCACAATGGTTAACTTTTGGCAAAAAATTTTGCTTCATGGGACATACTGACCTAGAAGTACCACTACCTTATTTAACGAGGGCAGAAGTCCTTGAAGAGCtaaatggttgtgtgttcaaattTGGAAAACTTGTTAAGGATAATCAAGATCTACCATATAACTAG